From Nicotiana tabacum cultivar K326 chromosome 22, ASM71507v2, whole genome shotgun sequence, one genomic window encodes:
- the LOC107766912 gene encoding uncharacterized protein LOC107766912 isoform X2, with amino-acid sequence MASKPLPTRSTFIDKHVVPGDVILDLSKLTDQTIKLGGGLQQDHDAITVVKAGILRFSKPNKYWIESSQKRYIPTVGDTVLGIVVDTRADVGTLIYARVVKANPGMNPELSCMDASGKAGEFGLIKDGYMFESSTGLSRMLLSSPTCPVLEGLGKKLAFEIAVGLNGRVWVNAEHQSTIILVANAIMNSESLTPVQQKIMVERLLDRVN; translated from the exons ATGGCTTCAAAGCCCTTACCTACTCGTTCAACCTTCATTGATAAACATGTA GTTCCTGGTGATGTGATTTTGGATCTTTCTAAGTTGACTGACCAAACCATTAAGCTGGGTGGCGGCCTCCAACAG GACCATGACGCTATAACTGTCGTCAAAGCTGGTATTTTGAGGTTTTCAAAGCCAAACAAATACTGGATTGAAAGCTCACAGAAGAGA TATATACCTACCGTGGGGGATACTGTTCTTGGAATTGTGGTGGACACAAGAGCGGAT GTAGGTACTCTAATTTATGCCCGTGTAGTCAAGGCCAACCCTGGAATGAACCCTGAGTTATCTTGCATGGATG CTTCTGGAAAAGCTGGCGAGTTTGGCCTCATCAAGGATGGCTACATGTTTGAATCGTCAACTGGTTTATCACGGAT GTTGCTGAGTTCACCAACATGTCCAGTTCTTGAGGGTCTTGGAAAGAAGCTAGCTTTTGAGATAGCTGTTGGTTTAAATGGCCGTGTGTGG GTAAATGCTGAGCACCAATCCACAATCATTCTTGTTGCAAACGCAATAATGAACTCTGAGTCCTTGACTCCAGTGCAGCAAAAGATCATGGTGGAGAGGCTACTTGATAGAGTAAATTGA
- the LOC107766912 gene encoding uncharacterized protein LOC107766912 isoform X1, with product MASKPLPTRSTFIDKHVVPGDVILDLSKLTDQTIKLGGGLQQDHDAITVVKAGILRFSKPNKYWIESSQKRYIPTVGDTVLGIVVDTRADNFFVDIKGPMVAFLPVLAFEGGTRRNIPKFEVGTLIYARVVKANPGMNPELSCMDASGKAGEFGLIKDGYMFESSTGLSRMLLSSPTCPVLEGLGKKLAFEIAVGLNGRVWVNAEHQSTIILVANAIMNSESLTPVQQKIMVERLLDRVN from the exons ATGGCTTCAAAGCCCTTACCTACTCGTTCAACCTTCATTGATAAACATGTA GTTCCTGGTGATGTGATTTTGGATCTTTCTAAGTTGACTGACCAAACCATTAAGCTGGGTGGCGGCCTCCAACAG GACCATGACGCTATAACTGTCGTCAAAGCTGGTATTTTGAGGTTTTCAAAGCCAAACAAATACTGGATTGAAAGCTCACAGAAGAGA TATATACCTACCGTGGGGGATACTGTTCTTGGAATTGTGGTGGACACAAGAGCGGAT AACTTTTTTGTGGACATAAAAGGGCCAATGGTGGCATTCTTGCCAGTGCTAGCATTTGAAGGAGGGACTAGGAGAAACATACCCAAATTTGAG GTAGGTACTCTAATTTATGCCCGTGTAGTCAAGGCCAACCCTGGAATGAACCCTGAGTTATCTTGCATGGATG CTTCTGGAAAAGCTGGCGAGTTTGGCCTCATCAAGGATGGCTACATGTTTGAATCGTCAACTGGTTTATCACGGAT GTTGCTGAGTTCACCAACATGTCCAGTTCTTGAGGGTCTTGGAAAGAAGCTAGCTTTTGAGATAGCTGTTGGTTTAAATGGCCGTGTGTGG GTAAATGCTGAGCACCAATCCACAATCATTCTTGTTGCAAACGCAATAATGAACTCTGAGTCCTTGACTCCAGTGCAGCAAAAGATCATGGTGGAGAGGCTACTTGATAGAGTAAATTGA
- the LOC107766911 gene encoding peroxisomal membrane protein PEX14 isoform X3, translated as MASQSDENNQNPASQPAAEDHQDSKPEATNGSSPTSVFVNSEPIREEQVQNAMKFLSHPKVRGSPVMYRRSFLERKGLTKEEIDEAFRRVPDPTPTVTSTQPVAANEDGKLKPSSTSPPQAALQNMQPASATPSNSMTKMGYLSHFHWTHAVIAVGLLAASGAGTAVLFKKSIIPRLKSWIRKVVMDEEDERDIVKGKPSLAEEAAVAAKAAAAAAADVARTSQEMLASKSEEKRYFEELTSLLNYQVREMKSMTSAVEKLEGQSNTSGRIPITELDDRRISVTQSRQSYLNGKVDGDARSVRSLSPPASVEPSVAPHPKSYMEIMAMVQRGEKPSNIRDINDQPPNPNQPVPDPRVVPKPKPWEVGQIQSNSTNLLQSQGSGDGLNYGYQDNLTNGDSSASWWQRKNARITEIETEGEQNFGSPAAPVQERPIQRSWVPPQPPPVAMAEAAAAIRQPKKPMFQNEQLTDDQLMARSSEITDELQRVTRISESGGAPEANGSSSALQISETSIGEDQVLNS; from the exons ATGGCGTCTCAATCAGACGAGAATAACCAGAATCCAG CTTCACAACCAGCAGCTGAAGATCATCAAGATTCCAAGCCTGAGGCTACAAATGGGAGCTCTCCGACTTCTGTGTTTGTAAATTCCGAACCAATTCGGGAGGAGCAAGTCCAAAATGCTATGAAGTTTCTTTCACATCCAAAAGTTAGGGGATCTCCAGTCATGTATAGGCGTTCTTTTCTCGAGAGAAAGGGTCTCACGAAGGAGGAAATAGACGAAGCCTTTCGTCGAGTTCCT gatCCTACCCCAACTGTTACTAGCACACAGCCAGTTGCTGCAAATGAAG ATGGGAAGCTGAAGCCTTCATCAACTAGTCCACCACAGGCTGCATTACAAAATATGCAGCCTGCATCAGCTACACCGAGCAATAGCATGACCAAAATGGGGTATCTCTCTCATTTCCATTGGACTCATGCAGTTATTGCTGTAGGTTTACTTGCTGCTTCTGGAGCTGGAACAGCCGTACTCTTCAAG AAATCTATTATTCCCCGATTGAAGTCTTGGATACGCAAGGTtgtaatggatgaagaagatgaaagagATATTGTAAAGGGAAAACCAAGTTTGGCAGAAGAAGCTGCTGTTGCTGCGAAAGCTGCTGCAGCCGCTGCTGCTGATGTAGCCCGAACAAGCCAGGAGATGTTGGCATCAAAATCCGAAG AGAAAAGGTATTTTGAGGAGCTGACAAGTCTGTTAAACTACCAAGTACGTGAGATGAAATCGATGACAAGTGCTGTAGAGAAATTGGAAG GGCAAAGTAATACTTCTGGAAGAATACCAATTACAGAACTAGATGATCGCAGAATTTCAGTTACTCAATCTAGG CAGTCTTATTTAAATGGAAAAGTGGATGGTGATGCACGTTCAG TGAGATCTTTGTCGCCACCTGCATCTGTGGAACCATCTGTTGCACCCCATCCAAAGTCTTATATGGAG ATTATGGCTATGGTTCAAAGAGGAGAGAAGCCTTCCAACATCCGA GATATAAATGATCAGCCACCAAATCCTAACCAGCCTGTACCTGATCCTCGTGTTGTTCCAAAGCCCAAG CCTTGGGAAGTTGGCCAGATTCAAAGTAATTCAACTAATTTGCTTCAATCTCAAGGGAGTGGCGATGGCTTAAATTACGGTTACCAAGACAATCTGACTAATGGAGATAGTTCAGCATCTTGGTGGCAGCGCAAGAATGCCAGGATAACTGAAATCGAAACTGAAGGTGAACAAAACTTTGGTTCTCCAGCTGCACCAGTCCAGGAACGACCAATTCAGAGATCCTGGGTTCCTCCCCAGCCTCCTCCAGTCGCAATGGCAGAAGCAGCTGCAGCCATTCGCCAACCTAAAAAGCCTATGTTTCAGAATGAACAattgactgatgatcagttgatggcTCGTTCATCAGAGATAACGGATGAGTTGCAGAGGGTAACTAGAATCTCCGAATCTGGTGGTGCCCCTGAAGCTAATGGCTCGAGTTCTGCTCTGCAGATAAGTGAGACATCAATTGGAGAAGATCAAGTTTTGAACAGCTGA
- the LOC107766911 gene encoding peroxisomal membrane protein PEX14 isoform X1, whose protein sequence is MASQSDENNQNPATASQPAAEDHQDSKPEATNGSSPTSVFVNSEPIREEQVQNAMKFLSHPKVRGSPVMYRRSFLERKGLTKEEIDEAFRRVPDPTPTVTSTQPVAANEDGKLKPSSTSPPQAALQNMQPASATPSNSMTKMGYLSHFHWTHAVIAVGLLAASGAGTAVLFKKSIIPRLKSWIRKVVMDEEDERDIVKGKPSLAEEAAVAAKAAAAAAADVARTSQEMLASKSEEKRYFEELTSLLNYQVREMKSMTSAVEKLEGQSNTSGRIPITELDDRRISVTQSRQSYLNGKVDGDARSVRSLSPPASVEPSVAPHPKSYMEIMAMVQRGEKPSNIRDINDQPPNPNQPVPDPRVVPKPKPWEVGQIQSNSTNLLQSQGSGDGLNYGYQDNLTNGDSSASWWQRKNARITEIETEGEQNFGSPAAPVQERPIQRSWVPPQPPPVAMAEAAAAIRQPKKPMFQNEQLTDDQLMARSSEITDELQRVTRISESGGAPEANGSSSALQISETSIGEDQVLNS, encoded by the exons ATGGCGTCTCAATCAGACGAGAATAACCAGAATCCAG CAACAGCTTCACAACCAGCAGCTGAAGATCATCAAGATTCCAAGCCTGAGGCTACAAATGGGAGCTCTCCGACTTCTGTGTTTGTAAATTCCGAACCAATTCGGGAGGAGCAAGTCCAAAATGCTATGAAGTTTCTTTCACATCCAAAAGTTAGGGGATCTCCAGTCATGTATAGGCGTTCTTTTCTCGAGAGAAAGGGTCTCACGAAGGAGGAAATAGACGAAGCCTTTCGTCGAGTTCCT gatCCTACCCCAACTGTTACTAGCACACAGCCAGTTGCTGCAAATGAAG ATGGGAAGCTGAAGCCTTCATCAACTAGTCCACCACAGGCTGCATTACAAAATATGCAGCCTGCATCAGCTACACCGAGCAATAGCATGACCAAAATGGGGTATCTCTCTCATTTCCATTGGACTCATGCAGTTATTGCTGTAGGTTTACTTGCTGCTTCTGGAGCTGGAACAGCCGTACTCTTCAAG AAATCTATTATTCCCCGATTGAAGTCTTGGATACGCAAGGTtgtaatggatgaagaagatgaaagagATATTGTAAAGGGAAAACCAAGTTTGGCAGAAGAAGCTGCTGTTGCTGCGAAAGCTGCTGCAGCCGCTGCTGCTGATGTAGCCCGAACAAGCCAGGAGATGTTGGCATCAAAATCCGAAG AGAAAAGGTATTTTGAGGAGCTGACAAGTCTGTTAAACTACCAAGTACGTGAGATGAAATCGATGACAAGTGCTGTAGAGAAATTGGAAG GGCAAAGTAATACTTCTGGAAGAATACCAATTACAGAACTAGATGATCGCAGAATTTCAGTTACTCAATCTAGG CAGTCTTATTTAAATGGAAAAGTGGATGGTGATGCACGTTCAG TGAGATCTTTGTCGCCACCTGCATCTGTGGAACCATCTGTTGCACCCCATCCAAAGTCTTATATGGAG ATTATGGCTATGGTTCAAAGAGGAGAGAAGCCTTCCAACATCCGA GATATAAATGATCAGCCACCAAATCCTAACCAGCCTGTACCTGATCCTCGTGTTGTTCCAAAGCCCAAG CCTTGGGAAGTTGGCCAGATTCAAAGTAATTCAACTAATTTGCTTCAATCTCAAGGGAGTGGCGATGGCTTAAATTACGGTTACCAAGACAATCTGACTAATGGAGATAGTTCAGCATCTTGGTGGCAGCGCAAGAATGCCAGGATAACTGAAATCGAAACTGAAGGTGAACAAAACTTTGGTTCTCCAGCTGCACCAGTCCAGGAACGACCAATTCAGAGATCCTGGGTTCCTCCCCAGCCTCCTCCAGTCGCAATGGCAGAAGCAGCTGCAGCCATTCGCCAACCTAAAAAGCCTATGTTTCAGAATGAACAattgactgatgatcagttgatggcTCGTTCATCAGAGATAACGGATGAGTTGCAGAGGGTAACTAGAATCTCCGAATCTGGTGGTGCCCCTGAAGCTAATGGCTCGAGTTCTGCTCTGCAGATAAGTGAGACATCAATTGGAGAAGATCAAGTTTTGAACAGCTGA
- the LOC107766911 gene encoding peroxisomal membrane protein PEX14 isoform X2, whose amino-acid sequence MASQSDENNQNPATASQPAAEDHQDSKPEATNGSSPTSVFVNSEPIREEQVQNAMKFLSHPKVRGSPVMYRRSFLERKGLTKEEIDEAFRRVPDPTPTVTSTQPVAANEDGKLKPSSTSPPQAALQNMQPASATPSNSMTKMGYLSHFHWTHAVIAVGLLAASGAGTAVLFKKSIIPRLKSWIRKVVMDEEDERDIVKGKPSLAEEAAVAAKAAAAAAADVARTSQEMLASKSEEKRYFEELTSLLNYQVREMKSMTSAVEKLEGQSNTSGRIPITELDDRRISVTQSRSYLNGKVDGDARSVRSLSPPASVEPSVAPHPKSYMEIMAMVQRGEKPSNIRDINDQPPNPNQPVPDPRVVPKPKPWEVGQIQSNSTNLLQSQGSGDGLNYGYQDNLTNGDSSASWWQRKNARITEIETEGEQNFGSPAAPVQERPIQRSWVPPQPPPVAMAEAAAAIRQPKKPMFQNEQLTDDQLMARSSEITDELQRVTRISESGGAPEANGSSSALQISETSIGEDQVLNS is encoded by the exons ATGGCGTCTCAATCAGACGAGAATAACCAGAATCCAG CAACAGCTTCACAACCAGCAGCTGAAGATCATCAAGATTCCAAGCCTGAGGCTACAAATGGGAGCTCTCCGACTTCTGTGTTTGTAAATTCCGAACCAATTCGGGAGGAGCAAGTCCAAAATGCTATGAAGTTTCTTTCACATCCAAAAGTTAGGGGATCTCCAGTCATGTATAGGCGTTCTTTTCTCGAGAGAAAGGGTCTCACGAAGGAGGAAATAGACGAAGCCTTTCGTCGAGTTCCT gatCCTACCCCAACTGTTACTAGCACACAGCCAGTTGCTGCAAATGAAG ATGGGAAGCTGAAGCCTTCATCAACTAGTCCACCACAGGCTGCATTACAAAATATGCAGCCTGCATCAGCTACACCGAGCAATAGCATGACCAAAATGGGGTATCTCTCTCATTTCCATTGGACTCATGCAGTTATTGCTGTAGGTTTACTTGCTGCTTCTGGAGCTGGAACAGCCGTACTCTTCAAG AAATCTATTATTCCCCGATTGAAGTCTTGGATACGCAAGGTtgtaatggatgaagaagatgaaagagATATTGTAAAGGGAAAACCAAGTTTGGCAGAAGAAGCTGCTGTTGCTGCGAAAGCTGCTGCAGCCGCTGCTGCTGATGTAGCCCGAACAAGCCAGGAGATGTTGGCATCAAAATCCGAAG AGAAAAGGTATTTTGAGGAGCTGACAAGTCTGTTAAACTACCAAGTACGTGAGATGAAATCGATGACAAGTGCTGTAGAGAAATTGGAAG GGCAAAGTAATACTTCTGGAAGAATACCAATTACAGAACTAGATGATCGCAGAATTTCAGTTACTCAATCTAGG TCTTATTTAAATGGAAAAGTGGATGGTGATGCACGTTCAG TGAGATCTTTGTCGCCACCTGCATCTGTGGAACCATCTGTTGCACCCCATCCAAAGTCTTATATGGAG ATTATGGCTATGGTTCAAAGAGGAGAGAAGCCTTCCAACATCCGA GATATAAATGATCAGCCACCAAATCCTAACCAGCCTGTACCTGATCCTCGTGTTGTTCCAAAGCCCAAG CCTTGGGAAGTTGGCCAGATTCAAAGTAATTCAACTAATTTGCTTCAATCTCAAGGGAGTGGCGATGGCTTAAATTACGGTTACCAAGACAATCTGACTAATGGAGATAGTTCAGCATCTTGGTGGCAGCGCAAGAATGCCAGGATAACTGAAATCGAAACTGAAGGTGAACAAAACTTTGGTTCTCCAGCTGCACCAGTCCAGGAACGACCAATTCAGAGATCCTGGGTTCCTCCCCAGCCTCCTCCAGTCGCAATGGCAGAAGCAGCTGCAGCCATTCGCCAACCTAAAAAGCCTATGTTTCAGAATGAACAattgactgatgatcagttgatggcTCGTTCATCAGAGATAACGGATGAGTTGCAGAGGGTAACTAGAATCTCCGAATCTGGTGGTGCCCCTGAAGCTAATGGCTCGAGTTCTGCTCTGCAGATAAGTGAGACATCAATTGGAGAAGATCAAGTTTTGAACAGCTGA
- the LOC107766911 gene encoding peroxisomal membrane protein PEX14 isoform X4, whose amino-acid sequence MASQSDENNQNPASQPAAEDHQDSKPEATNGSSPTSVFVNSEPIREEQVQNAMKFLSHPKVRGSPVMYRRSFLERKGLTKEEIDEAFRRVPDPTPTVTSTQPVAANEDGKLKPSSTSPPQAALQNMQPASATPSNSMTKMGYLSHFHWTHAVIAVGLLAASGAGTAVLFKKSIIPRLKSWIRKVVMDEEDERDIVKGKPSLAEEAAVAAKAAAAAAADVARTSQEMLASKSEEKRYFEELTSLLNYQVREMKSMTSAVEKLEGQSNTSGRIPITELDDRRISVTQSRSYLNGKVDGDARSVRSLSPPASVEPSVAPHPKSYMEIMAMVQRGEKPSNIRDINDQPPNPNQPVPDPRVVPKPKPWEVGQIQSNSTNLLQSQGSGDGLNYGYQDNLTNGDSSASWWQRKNARITEIETEGEQNFGSPAAPVQERPIQRSWVPPQPPPVAMAEAAAAIRQPKKPMFQNEQLTDDQLMARSSEITDELQRVTRISESGGAPEANGSSSALQISETSIGEDQVLNS is encoded by the exons ATGGCGTCTCAATCAGACGAGAATAACCAGAATCCAG CTTCACAACCAGCAGCTGAAGATCATCAAGATTCCAAGCCTGAGGCTACAAATGGGAGCTCTCCGACTTCTGTGTTTGTAAATTCCGAACCAATTCGGGAGGAGCAAGTCCAAAATGCTATGAAGTTTCTTTCACATCCAAAAGTTAGGGGATCTCCAGTCATGTATAGGCGTTCTTTTCTCGAGAGAAAGGGTCTCACGAAGGAGGAAATAGACGAAGCCTTTCGTCGAGTTCCT gatCCTACCCCAACTGTTACTAGCACACAGCCAGTTGCTGCAAATGAAG ATGGGAAGCTGAAGCCTTCATCAACTAGTCCACCACAGGCTGCATTACAAAATATGCAGCCTGCATCAGCTACACCGAGCAATAGCATGACCAAAATGGGGTATCTCTCTCATTTCCATTGGACTCATGCAGTTATTGCTGTAGGTTTACTTGCTGCTTCTGGAGCTGGAACAGCCGTACTCTTCAAG AAATCTATTATTCCCCGATTGAAGTCTTGGATACGCAAGGTtgtaatggatgaagaagatgaaagagATATTGTAAAGGGAAAACCAAGTTTGGCAGAAGAAGCTGCTGTTGCTGCGAAAGCTGCTGCAGCCGCTGCTGCTGATGTAGCCCGAACAAGCCAGGAGATGTTGGCATCAAAATCCGAAG AGAAAAGGTATTTTGAGGAGCTGACAAGTCTGTTAAACTACCAAGTACGTGAGATGAAATCGATGACAAGTGCTGTAGAGAAATTGGAAG GGCAAAGTAATACTTCTGGAAGAATACCAATTACAGAACTAGATGATCGCAGAATTTCAGTTACTCAATCTAGG TCTTATTTAAATGGAAAAGTGGATGGTGATGCACGTTCAG TGAGATCTTTGTCGCCACCTGCATCTGTGGAACCATCTGTTGCACCCCATCCAAAGTCTTATATGGAG ATTATGGCTATGGTTCAAAGAGGAGAGAAGCCTTCCAACATCCGA GATATAAATGATCAGCCACCAAATCCTAACCAGCCTGTACCTGATCCTCGTGTTGTTCCAAAGCCCAAG CCTTGGGAAGTTGGCCAGATTCAAAGTAATTCAACTAATTTGCTTCAATCTCAAGGGAGTGGCGATGGCTTAAATTACGGTTACCAAGACAATCTGACTAATGGAGATAGTTCAGCATCTTGGTGGCAGCGCAAGAATGCCAGGATAACTGAAATCGAAACTGAAGGTGAACAAAACTTTGGTTCTCCAGCTGCACCAGTCCAGGAACGACCAATTCAGAGATCCTGGGTTCCTCCCCAGCCTCCTCCAGTCGCAATGGCAGAAGCAGCTGCAGCCATTCGCCAACCTAAAAAGCCTATGTTTCAGAATGAACAattgactgatgatcagttgatggcTCGTTCATCAGAGATAACGGATGAGTTGCAGAGGGTAACTAGAATCTCCGAATCTGGTGGTGCCCCTGAAGCTAATGGCTCGAGTTCTGCTCTGCAGATAAGTGAGACATCAATTGGAGAAGATCAAGTTTTGAACAGCTGA